The nucleotide sequence GATTGCATGAATTCTGCTCAGTACAAAGCaaatccaaaatgtttttgtcatgcTGTTAAAGAGAGACATTGGCTTATCTAACAATAAGGAGCGATGGACAGTGTAGCGGCTCATAGCAGAACCCATTTAAAGCCCCTCTGAATGGTCCCATCAGAGTGATTAGTGAAAAACATTCCAAGTTTGGATTTTGCCTGCATGACTTCTAGTTACTGTAGTCGCAAATATATGTTTGCAGAGCGGAGCGCCATTTTGAATTATTGAGAGAAACGGCATGCTCATCAGTGTGACGCATCTGTACAGAAACCCTCCCCAACATACGTTCATGCTCCTGATTAGCAGGTGAAAGTTCTGAttgtttttcctcctccatGGCAAGGCTGAAACAGCTGGTGGAGGTGCAGAAACCACCCATATTTAGAAGAAAATGACAGACTGTGAGGaaacaaaaatgttacaaaTCTGCTATGATCTAGCTGGGTTCCCACGCTGGAGACCGCAGGTCCTAATTAAATGTGATTAAGTATGAAAATTTCTCTACTTTGCTTTTAGTCATATTTTCTGCAGGTATGTTTAAACTTTAATAATTTTAGGCATAAATAAAGTGTGCCTTATTTTTAACGTATGTATATTGTAGTAAATTCCTATTTAAATACGAATTAAACTTGGAAGATTTGGTAGAAAAACAATCCGGTTATATTTTTGTTAACTTCCAGTTGctataataaatgaaataaagaagaaaaacccTTTTACACATCCAATCTGAGTAAAAATAGCGTTCCATTTTTCCCCAACCATCCTGAGCGGCAgcattaaacattttcagtgacattttaaaaagctaatAAGAGAAAGATGCAGCACGACGAGTGCAGCTCTTCTCAATAATGAATGCAATGGAATGATGAGAGATGAACTTTCTCAAGTCATCCTGAGGTCGTAGTAAAACAAGTTAACAGAAGCTCATCAGAAATGTTCACTTCCCTTCGGAGGATATTCCATTTAGGAAACCTTAATGGAGTTTCAGTGTGAAGGAATATGTGTGTTTAAGCACGGCTGTAAATTTCACTTTCCATTTATCAAGCGACATTCATGTCCGAGAAGACCTGGATCTGACATTTACAAtccataaaaatgaaaaagtatttttccattttagcAAATGTCTTCAGGGGAGTGtaaagagaagctgaagaagaaacTCTTTATTCAAATCCTagaatattaaaaaagaaattaaagagaATTATTAGAGTACTTAAATTAGTGGCATATTAACTCTgctttgacaaaaaataaatcctttaCTCGGACGTTTTCACAGCTTCACATACAGTCTGTGTCCTACCTGGAGGACATGTCGCATGGAGAGACCTCGCAGGCAAGCCAGATCTTTGCACCCAGTCTTCTTCAGGAACACCAGGTTGTCCGTTTCGGCTTTTTCCAGCGTCGCATTGAGTATGTATGAGCCACTCATGTCCACGGCGGCGTGAAACAGACCTCTGGCCAGCGGGGAGGTCATTAAGGTCCACACCGAAGTCCCACCTTCATCAGTCCAAGAAACACAGACGAAGCTGCGGTTTATCTCACTGAAATACAGATTCTGCTCTCCTTACTCTCAGAAAATGTGACTTTTGCATGCTAGCTCTACATTTTGTCCCATCTAGTgaggaaaatgaaacattagCTTTTATGGCTAGTCTAGTAATCCAAATCATGACAAAACTTGTCACATACAAACCTGATGAAATATCTTGACGCTTGGAAGCAGAACGCGATAAAATTCaggaaagttcaaggggtgtgaatacttttgccaggaGATTAGGAGCTGCTGTCCCATCTAATGTCAGTGTTTGCTTCACAGCATGACCCAGTGacatgttttatgtgctttatttTTAGTGCTTTCATACCTGAACTCTGTCCAAATATTGTGACTTTTCCAGGATCTCCTCCAAAGCCACGGATGTTCCTCTGGACCCACTTCAGAGCTGCGATCTGGTCCAGGAAACCATAGTTCCCTGTGGAGGGTGCAAAGGCATCGATTACTTTGAAGACCTGATTTGACATGAATTCTTTCCAGTGGCCCCATTTCCACCATTAGAAACAAAAGCAGATCACTAGATGAGCTAAATTCAACTGGTTTGCAGCTGAGGGAGAGGAGAAATGGGCCACTGGAACCAGGAGGAGTCAGAATTAGAAATGAGAGGCAGCTGATGGAGGAGCAAAACGACTCAAGTGGCACGCATCATCGCCATCATTATAACGTCATTTACCGGGTCGCTTCAAATTAAGGTCACAGCGTGTGTGTTTGGGTTATGTAACAGACGCCTGACTCACAACACGGCAACATTAACCCGGAAATGTCCGCATCGCTTTAACCTTCATTAAGTATTCAAATGTTAATGCAGGTGTGTTTTCAGACTGCAgcaaaacaatgtaaacaacATAAATATGATAAATACGCCATCGCACGCATTCTTTAATACAGCGCAGTGCTGCTGCAGTCTAAAACTGGTTGTTAAAAACCACCAGTACTGTGTTCTTACTGGAACTTCACTGAGCTTGTGAAAAAACATCCACTTTTAATCTGGCGCCTTTATTTGGAAATGGTTCTGGGAATCCAGCTCTGACGGCACAACGGAccagaaaacaacatttaacCAACATCTGAGGTAAATAAGGCAGATTTTCTGCCATTGTGGTGCTCCGTCTCAATGATGCACAGGACCTCTGGAACAATGAGCTGATGAGACCAAAGCAGAGATGTCATAatcagagatgcactgatccgATCGATTTTACCAGCcggcacagattttagccaattcagATTTTCCATTTAGACCTCATTTATATACAAGAAGAAATAAGAACAGCAATGAAAAGATTTCCTCTTCCTGCCTTGAGCGGTCCTTACTTTGTCATTTTAGGAGCATAGAGAGAAGTCACCgtttacatttattgtaaacaaaaccaaaatgatCAGAGTTGACAATTTAAACTGGATCCATCAGCAGTTTCTGTCGATGGAAAATGTGATGCTGAGATTCCCAAAAGGTGCCAGCATGAGGtctaaaggataaaacagagtgaCTTTGCTGTATTCTGTTTAGCCTTCTCGTTATCTGCTGAgggtcttgctctctctcaccATCCTGCAGCCTGAATAAACTGCAGGAGTCGTACAAAATACTGTTTTCTTTTAAGCAGTTTCTTACTCTTTTTGTCCTTCCTCTgaaatgatttttaaacatctcactgatCCCAAAAGCAGCTTTGACTCTGCTTCACTCAGTCACAGCTTCCACACTGATCATCACAACTTGGTGGAGCTTACATGTGGTGCACTCTATGAGCAGCCAGTCAGTGGCGAAGCTCAAAGTCATCTATTTCTTTATGCATCTCTACTGAAAATATGTGCTGtgtttaaagtaaaactaaagcaaatcagcacaaacacctcagagcagctgtgaagcatggtggtggaaggctgatgatttgggctgGTTTTGAAGCCACAGGACCTGGTGACCTGGCAGTTATTGGGTGTGCAAATAATTGTGCTGTGTAGACATGATTTGCACAGTTCAAACAGCCGGAGCGTACCTGGGATGTCCCATCAGATCCATCAACAAGACCAGTGGATGTCAAATCCGGCCAGGTCACCGCAATATAGATTAAAGAACTGTTTGTGAgccaaaatcattttaaaaagcaattatTAAGTAGCAGGTGATCTCTGGTAGTTTATATGTTATTATTGCTCATTAATGTGGTCAGCTGTTAATGATGTGCTGAACTCAGAGTATATCTGACCTCATTCCTCCGTCAAACGTTTGGTTTGCCATTTAAGAGGAAAACTCCTCCTACACCACTTCTAGCTTCTTCTTTAAGGACCGCAcctacaacagaatggctgtaaaaatgaaagaatctATGTTTTTgccatggcccagtcaaagttcacacATCGACCTCACTGAAATGCTCCGGGGAGACATTCAGAGAGCCCTGCAGCCATGAATCTCTGCATAACTCAAGAAGATTGGACCAACATTCCTCCACATCAATCTAAGAGGCCGATGAGTCAGACAGATGACCTGCTGAGAGGAAAACATTCTTTTAATAAGAGttgtgaaacaactgactaACCTGAGGTGTTTCTTGGAGAACCTTCTCTCAGCACCTTCAAAGCCAGGAAGCCTAAAGCGTTGAGTCTGTAGTTAAAGCTGACATAAACGACATTAGTGTCAGCAGCGAGCTTCTCTGTGGGCGAGTATCCTGGCTCCCCCCCACTGAGCATCTGCAGGTATCCTCCGTGGATCCAGACCATGACGGGCAGCTTGGCGTCAGGCTGGAGCGTGGGGGTCCACACATTGATGAAGAGGCAGTCCTCCTGGCCCATCACCTTTCCCGTGCTTGACATCGGCTGCACCTGAGGGCATATGCTGCGGAAGCGGGTGGCGTCCGTCACGCCCTGCTTGCACGAAGGATCGGACGGAGGAGCCCAGCGCAGGTTACCAACGGGTGGAGCAGCATAAGGAATGCCCTTAAAGGAGTAGGCTCCATTTTTCTGTAAGACAGATGAAGATAAACGTACGTATTACCTGCCACCTTAATGCACAGAACCACTAGAATAAAATTATGTTAAATTCCTTGGTGCAGATTGAGGATAAGataaaataagagaaaacagacacatgaacattttaacaaaCCTTATTGAAAATTGCATTACTAGAAATAATACCAATTATTCATTTACATTCTGCACAATTCCTTCCTGGACCCTAATGCTGCTGCAAGCTTTATTAATGGACTCAGATCTTTAAAATGATCCCAGCAGGCAGGAGAAGGCTAtgattaataattattttcccCAGAAGTGGTAATGACCTTCTAGACTTTGGGTCTTCTCTTTTGTACCCAACCCAGCACAGGTTCTCTAAAGGATTTGGCTCCAGGACTGAGTTGACCATAGATGGTTGATTTTAGTGTCTACTGTGTTGAGTTGGCCAGAGGATCTGGatcttctgctgctgaagcCCCAATGATGgccagttttcagttttttggtaGAGATCACCTTGTTTCCATCTCAGATGTTCTGCTATTTCATAGTTCCTGAtggagaaacaggcccacagcatcacagcgaacccacctggagtgtttgttgctaaAAGCTCAatcttggtctcatttgaccaaagcTAAGTTAAACTCCCAGTAGACTAACAAGCTCCATATTTACTTCTGTAGTAGTGAGACAGGGAAGATGTTTTGCCTCCAAAACAAACCCAGTTGGCATGTAGGCGGCATCAAATGTTTGCTATGAAGACTTGGTGAGCCCAAATTGTCACCATTTATTTCAGTTCTCCAACAGCAAGCTTCAGAGATGTTTTTAACCTCCCTTATCATCCTCCTCACCATGCACAGTGGACGATAAACTTGGCATCTTGTCCAGCTTCACTTGTCAGAGCTCCAGGTGTTTTAAAACTATTGCTCTGACTGCAGAGAAGGACGCGTTTAGGCCAGGAGCTGTTGTCCTGTAGCCACTTCCTCCTCAGGATCAACACACCTGCCTTACTTGGCttgttgtctttcccattttaaacaTTGTAACATTTATACCTTacggaaacaggaagtcatagatttttgtgttttttgtgacaCCTGTTATTTCCTGTCAGTATTTTCACTACAGATTTATCAAATGTgacccaaataaaatccaatatggGGTATAATTTTGCAGCCGCCTTTAGGAAAACGATCCTCCTCAGGATAATAATTACACTCAGACATCAAGTTTTCACCCCATGAAGCAGCTGTGACTAACTGAAGCAAATACTACCAGTACTACAAGTAGTACACTTTATTATGCTCTGCTCAGCAGCATAAAGCTCAGCTGTAATGTCTTAAAAGGGAAGTGAAACTGGGCCTtgggataaaaataaaattctgaaatttGTGCTGACATCAGCAGCaaacatttgctgttttttatgGATTTAGATTAAATCTACCTTCTGGACCTTTTTTATAtaacatgtattttattaggggacagtgcctctggactggcagactggggtggtggtcccccttcataagaagggtgaccagagggtgtgttccaactacagggggatcacactcctcagcctccctggtaaggcctacgccagggtattggagaggagagtccggccgatagtcgaacctcggcttcaggaggaacagtgtggttttcgtcccggccgtggaacactggttcagctctataccctctacagggtactcgagggttcatgggagtttgcccaaccggttcacatgtgttttgtggtcctggagaaagcattcgactgtgtccctcatgatgccctgtggggggtgctccaggagtatggaatcgggggtcctttgtcaccggttctgttcataacttttatggacaggatttctaggcgcagccaagggccggagggggtctggtttggggaccagaggatttcgtctcttctttttgcggatgacgtggtcctgctgaccccctctagccaagacctacagcatgcgctgtggcggttcgcagccgagtgtgaagcggctgggatgaagatcagctcctccaagtccgaggtcatggttctcgaccggaaaagggtggcttgtcctcttcaggttgggagcggagttcctgcctcaagtggaggagtttaagtatctcggggtcttgttcacgagtgagggaagaatggagcaggagatcgacagacggatcggtgcggctgctacagtaatgggggcgctgtgccggtccgttgtggtgaagagagagctgagccgaaaagcaaagctctcgatttaccggtcggtctacgttcctaccctcacctatggccatgaactttaggtcatgactgaaagaacgagatcccggatacaagcggctgaaatgagcttcctccgtagggtggccgggctctcccttagagatagggtgaggagctcggccatccaggaggggctcggagtagagccgctgctcctccacatcgagaggagccagttgaggtggctcggacatctataccggatgcctcctggacgccttcctcgggaggtgttccaggcacgtcccaccgggaggaggcccaggggacggctcaggacacgctggagggactatgtctctcggctggcctggaaacgccttgggctccccctggaggaactggaggaggtgtctggggagagggaggtctgggtgtctctgctgcccccgcgacccggtcccagataaagaggaagacgacgagtacgagtattttaTTAGTGTGATAACAAGAAATATTTTTCAGCATAGTTccccaaataaatacaaaagatTTCTTGCACATGTTTTGCACACAGGATGACTTAAATGATCTTTCAGCCTGTTGGGTCCAAACTCACGTGTTTTCCTCTGAACTGCCCGCAGTCTGTCAACACCTGGACCAGTCCTGGCGGCGGAGTCTGTGCCATGTAGCCCAGGTAGGCGGCGAGAGCGAGCAGGGCGAGCACACCCAGGCAGATGAGGAAGATGCAGCGTTTGGACAGCACCAGGAAGGGGCTGATGTAGTGCCGGCGACGGACGTACTGCACTTCCTCCTCATCGTCCTCCTGCACCAGGTAGCGGTACTCGGTCCTCTCCGGGACCTCGAATGCATCCTCATTCATCTTCTctctggaagagaaaaaaagcccAAAAAAACGTTATGTGGGGGTTAAATGTGGAACAGGAACCATGTGAATGTGAGGGTGGGTTGATGCAGACACCTTATAGACCTTTTCTGATCAAACAATGCCaagccaactttatttataaagcactgtAACAGCAAGCACTGACCAAAGCACTGgacataaaatacagtaaaaaacataaaatacaaccacatattaaaaataaaatatatggaaaagtataaggaacaaaacagaacatcGACATCAGAATATCAATAAAAACCTAATTAAATTAGCATTCTAGAGAGAATTCAAACAGGTTGGTCTTTAAAGCAGATTTAGAAACATCAACAGAGTAAAATAAATGCTTGTCGCTTCATTTATGACACGTGCATTCATAAAACCTCCACCTCCCCAACAAACTTTGGACATTCCTCAAAAACATGAAGTATCTAATCCTATGCTTGTCGTATGCCCTTTAAAGGATGACTTAAATATTACAAGTGCCAGTTTTCCCTGACAGCCTAAGGAGCTTGTACAGTGAAAACGGCATTTACTGCGCGGGTCTGAGGTAAAGCCCTGCGGCGCTAAACCACCAATGATGCTGAGTGCAGCACACAGAGGCGACTTTTCTAAATAACAAGTCAATATCTGCAAAGTTTCATCCGTTAAAATCTGTTAGTGCTTAAATTAGCATTAGAAATAAACTTGGTGTATTGAGACAGAGAGAAATTAGTAGATATCCTGTCTCTATTGGATCCGTCACAGCGCATGTCAAAGGTCAACCAAACTGAACTTAATGTTCATGCAGCATTTCACCAAGCTTGTATTTTCTACACTGCAGAGCAAAATCGATTCAGTGGGCAGCATGTGTTAACAAAATTGGCAACAAAGAGAAGAGACTCCAGACGAAGCCGCTTAGCTTGATCAATTAGTTTATAAAATGACATGTGAGATGAGTAATGGGACGTATCAGTGGTGAAATGTGAGATATGTTGTTAAAAAGATGTAGGCAATGAAAACATTTACCCATGTTGGGAAGCAGCCTCCCAGACGGGGAGAAATTCACATTTCAGGACCAAAATAATTCACACGTCATCTTTAGGGACAAATTCAGATCGTCAAGCAACAATGACCCAAACATTGAGCTGAACAGAGGACCAGTCACTCATGTGTCCTAACTGTCCCATTAGTGACCTTGGCAGCACTATCAGTGTCACTGTTCTGAATGCAACTAATAAGCCTGAAGAAGAAGCTTTTTGGATGAGAAGGGAAACGTCTTCAAGAAACATAAGAAGTCCAGTTGCCCTCTACTTAAGCACTTAGCAGTTCTTTGCTATATTGACATTGCGTACAGTGGTAATACTAGAATTATACATTAGTGCCACATTGTGCAGCAGAGGTTTGTAAAACTGCTAACCTGGCAGTAAAACAAGCTGCTCTCTTGTTCACCAAAGCTTTTCCTTTAGCTCTGCAACACAAGCAATGCAGCTTTTTCTGCTTCTGCCGTAATTTCTGTGGAGGACATACATGCAACTGTCCACCCTAGGACACCATATGTCCAGCGGTGAAAGGTTTGCCAAACAACTTATCCTCCAGAATTAACATTAATCATCATCTTTGAAAGCAAATATTAAGAACCTGATAACTTTTCTCTCAGTTCATAAATAAACTCattactaataataattttgcCTTACAGCAGGTTTCATGCTTTGGCCATCAAAAAGCCATGGATACATCCTTGTGTCATGACActaaacaacaactgcatctaATGTTGCTTTAACCTCATGACTCTTTATCACACACCTTGCTTTGTCTTTTGTCAAACCACCCCTGCCTTGCACACTGTTTGCCTCGCTGGGTGACAAATGGTGCGAACCCACTGCTTGACACAATGATTGCACAACTAGCTCAGCAGGTCTCTTTATGGTTTTCCATGAATCCATAATTCAAAGTTCAAAGAGTTCAAATCTTAAATAAGGctaaagcatttctggaaaacTTCTCTgcaaattctaatttatttctcAACTCAGCTAGCGAtgaattgaaaatatgtgtCAGCATTTGTTCATGTTGGTCATTCATCAGAAGCACTATTCACAGtgtgacaaaataaatgaacttctcTGCATTCCCGGCAACTGATGAATGATTCCTCAGCCTCCTAATCCTGGTAGAAAACACCAGGTGATGTACTGCAGACTTTCAGCAAGAATCAGCTCCTCGTGTCACCATCTAGTTGATCAATTTAAATGTCCAACCTCTTGAATCTAGCTTCTGTATTCACCTCCACAGGCTCTTCCAAAGTTACTTTTTGTTCCTGTCACATGAAACAGAGTAACTGTCTGGAGTACCAGGAGAGAACACAAACATacacgaggagaacatgcaggGTTTCCCCTACTATTATCCAAGGGGGCTCCCACCTGCCCCCTCAAGAAAATCACGACATCTGTGTGTTTCCACATATTAACAATTTACCTCAGTGGGAGAGGAACTATGATGTTTCCAACTTATGGCGGAGGAACACATGAGGAGCAGGAAGGGGGAGAACATCTATTCCTCCGACAGtcaagttcattttttttttatgtattttctaaataatattGCAGAGCGCAGAACAGAGAGGAGGAAAGAAACCAACCATGGTGGTTTATGCCATCGTATGTAATTTACCTGGTGCAAATCCCAGCCTGAAACCTtcctgcatgttctccctgtgcatttgggggttctctccaggtactccagcttcttccc is from Girardinichthys multiradiatus isolate DD_20200921_A chromosome 4, DD_fGirMul_XY1, whole genome shotgun sequence and encodes:
- the si:ch211-71n6.4 gene encoding para-nitrobenzyl esterase isoform X2, with protein sequence MNEDAFEVPERTEYRYLVQEDDEEEVQYVRRRHYISPFLVLSKRCIFLICLGVLALLALAAYLGYMAQTPPPGLVQVLTDCGQFRGKHKNGAYSFKGIPYAAPPVGNLRWAPPSDPSCKQGVTDATRFRSICPQVQPMSSTGKVMGQEDCLFINVWTPTLQPDAKLPVMVWIHGGYLQMLSGGEPGYSPTEKLAADTNVVYVSFNYRLNALGFLALKVLREGSPRNTSGNYGFLDQIAALKWVQRNIRGFGGDPGKVTIFGQSSGGTSVWTLMTSPLARGLFHAAVDMSGSYILNATLEKAETDNLVFLKKTGCKDLACLRGLSMRHVLQAIPWEEYPSWGANDLTDLPTRGRFIGPVAVVDRYVLEAPPFEVWEKKGNFSDVPFVIGTTEQEADFSPPVANISEWTWGDYSWFVTEKLRSFSQDLPKDALDLYPPSAPCPTRDRCPERAYTTMVSDIRATCPNNDLAWRAAGKMEAAWPEYPAAIALLSDNLEVKPNLSTRCELWRKSGLFAYAWMN
- the si:ch211-71n6.4 gene encoding para-nitrobenzyl esterase isoform X1, which encodes MNEDAFEVPERTEYRYLVQEDDEEEVQYVRRRHYISPFLVLSKRCIFLICLGVLALLALAAYLGYMAQTPPPGLVQVLTDCGQFRGKHKNGAYSFKGIPYAAPPVGNLRWAPPSDPSCKQGVTDATRFRSICPQVQPMSSTGKVMGQEDCLFINVWTPTLQPDAKLPVMVWIHGGYLQMLSGGEPGYSPTEKLAADTNVVYVSFNYRLNALGFLALKVLREGSPRNTSGNYGFLDQIAALKWVQRNIRGFGGDPGKVTIFGQSSGGTSVWTLMTSPLARGLFHAAVDMSGSYILNATLEKAETDNLVFLKKTGCKDLACLRGLSMRHVLQAIPWEEYPSWGANDLTDLPTRGRFIGPVAVVDRYVLEAPPFEVWEKKGNFSDVPFVIGTTEQEADFSPPVANISEWTWGDYSWFVTEKLRSFSQDLPKDALDLYPPSAPCPTRDRCPERAYTTMVSDIRATCPNNDLAWRAAEALSSPVYRYVVTHTPSGSVNTSYGLLPFPSRFSFHSLDVLAFFGGMDFFLPKPLSDQDQGFQDLFTRHLVNFAKTGKMEAAWPEYPAAIALLSDNLEVKPNLSTRCELWRKSGLFAYAWMN